ACCTGTTGTAAAAATAAAACTTCCAGGAGCAGACATATCTACCTTATAATTTGTTACACTGAAATCTGCTCTATAATCCTCTCCACGAGTTGCTGTAACACTCAAGCAATTATCGTACGCAGCGGGGTATATATAATCAAATTGATCAACACCATTCCCTGTATTTCCAGATGCAGCAACAACTAAAGAACCCAATGAGTAGTAAATATAATCTATTATTTCCTCTTCAGCTTTACTCTTTCCTTTTCCACCAATACTATAATTAATTATTTTAGCCCCCATTTTAGAAGCATAAATAATTCCTTCAAATCCATTAGAAATGTTTCCAACATCATCAACAATTTTTACTGGAAGAATTTTACATCCAAAAGCAACTCCTGCAATCCCATAATTATTATTACCCTCAGAACCAATAATCCCAGAAGTGGCAATTCCATGAGTACTAAAACTATACTCTGGGTTATTATCAGGATTATATCCATTAGTTCCAACAAAGTCATAGCCTCTCCAATCATCTATCAGTCCATTTCCATCGTCATCAATTCCATTTATTGATTTATCAATACCTTTAGCATCTTTCCCATATTCATTATAATTTATTTTAAATACATTTGATAGTTCTTTATTATTAAAGTCATAACCAGCATCAACAACCCCAACAACAATTGATGAATCTGCTCTAACTTTATCCCATGCATTTATAACTTTTATTGTATCTAAATACCATTGGCTAGATAAATTTACATCATTAGGTTTGTACATTAGATATCTGTTATAAAGAGGTTCCGAATAATCAATAAACCTTTTTTTATTAAGTATTTCATGAACTTTAGAAACATCAATATTTGGTAATAAATCAAGGACAAAAATTCTTGAGATATTTTCTTCAGGCGCATTATAATTTTGTTTTAATAATGAATAATTTGTATTGTACCATAATAGTTTTGGATTTATATATGGCTTAATTGATAAAGCTATCTCATATTTTTCATTTATTAATTTAATAAGATTTGAATTATTATTTATGTCAACTCCAATATTAAATTTTACAATTATTTTATGAGGATTATAATCAAAAGAATTTTTAGATAATAAATTTGATGTAAAAAGAATATCCATAAGAAATAAAAAAACAAAAATATTTTTTTTCATATATGTTTAGGTGCATTTATATTCTATTAACACTATTAGAATGTTATTGTTAGATTTATATTTACAAAATTTGTAAATGTTGTGAAATGTTATTAAATTATAAAGAAATTATACTTGAAACACCCCTGTATTAAATTTAGGTATAACATGATTATGACTTGCCATTGATATACCCCTTGAGATAATTTGTCTAGTATCTAACGGATTTATAATACCATCAACCCATAACCTAGAAGCAGCATAAATTGGTTTAGTTTGTTCATTATATCTATCTTGAATTTCTTTAAGCATTAATTCTTGATCTTCAACAGAAATAGATTTTCCTTCCTTTTTTAACTGTGATAGCTTAATAGTTAACATTGTTTTAGACGCTTGAGTTCCTCCCATAACTGCAATGTTAGCACTCGGGTAAGCAAAAATTAATCTTGGATCATATGCTTTACCACACATTGCATAATTACCAGCACCGTAGCTATTACCAATTATAAATGTAAATTTTGGAACAGTTGAATTTGCAACTGTATTCACCATTTTAGCCCCATCTTTAATAATTCCTCCTTGTTCACTTCTAGTTCCAACCATAAACCCAGTTACATCTTGAATAAATATTAAAGGAATATTTCTTTGATTACAATTCATAATAAATCTAGCAGATTTATCTGCACTATCAGAATAAATAACGCCTCCAATTTGCATCTCACCTTTTGCATTCTTAACAACACTTCTATTATTTGCCACAATACCAACAGCCCAGCCATCAATTCTTGCAAAACCACAAATAATAGTTTTACCATAATCAGATTTATATTCGTCAAATTCTGAATTATCAATAATTCTTGCAAGAAATTGGTAAGTATCATAGGGTCTTATTCTATCATAAGAAATACAACCAAATATTTCATCTAAATCAAAATATGGAGGTTGAGGTTCAATTCTATCAAACAAATTTCTTTTCCCTAAACTAGGTCCAAACTTAGATACTGAAGCTCTTATATAATTTATTGCTTCTAATTCAGTTTTAGCTTTGAAATCTGTTACTCCAGAAATAGAACTGTGCATTTCTGCACCACCAAGTTCTTCTTGATCTGCTTTTTCTCCAATTGCTGCCTCAACTAATGCAGGACCAGCTAAAAATAAATAACCATTACCTTCAACAATAATTGCTTCATCACACATTATTGGAAGGTAAGCACCACCAGCAACGCAAGGACCCATAATACAGCTAATTTGAGGAATTCCCATAGAACTCATTACAGCATTGTTTCTGAATTGCCTACCAAAATGCTCTTTATCTGGAAAAATTTCATCTTGCATAGGTAAAAATACACCAGCTGAATCAACTAAATAAACCACAGGTATTCTATTCTCAATTGCTATTTCTTGAGCTCTCATATTTTTTTTTGCAGTCATAGGGAACCAAGCACCAGCTTTAACAGTTGGATCATTTGCAACAATCATCACTTCTCTTCCATGAATAATTCCAATTCCTGTTACAACACCAGCAGAAGGAGCTCCACCTTGTTCAATATACATTCCATCAGCTGCATGAAGTCCAATTTCAAGGAAATATGAACCTTCATCAATTAGCATTTCAATTCTTTCACGAGCTGAAAATTTGTTTTTAGTGTGCAATTTTTCTATTGCTTTAACTCCTCCACCTAATTTAGTTTTACTTGAAGTTAATTCTTCAATTTCAAGCAATTGTTTGTTTACTTCATAATTTTTTTTGTAAGCTTGTAGTTCATTTACTTTACTATTTCCAATTTGCATATTATAAGTATTATTAGAATTAAAAGAACAAATTTAAGTAGAAATTAATGCTTAGCGACTTGTTTGAATTAACTATAATCAATTTTGAAAATTTGATTAATTTTATTTAATTATTTTTTAAATTAAAAAATTTTTGAATTTATACTATTTATAATTTTTATAGATTTTAACTCAATTCATAAATTTTAAAATACTTTCTTATCTTTGCGTAACTTTCTCACTTTTCAAGTTTCTTTTATCAACGAAATTTAATATTCAATTATAAATAAATTCTAACTTAATCTACTTTAAAATGAAAAAAATAATTACTACTCTATTTCTTGGAGTTTTAGTTTATGGATTTTCTTTATCACAAACAATGAGTGATAGAGCACCAATACGAGTTAAATCTGGGCCAATGCCAGAGATAATTCCAAAAGATATGAACAAATCTAAACCTCAATTACAATCTGTTAGTGGAGCTCCATTAAAATTACGTAATGGTGCAACTCCTACTGGATTGCAAGGTTATTATGATTATCAGTCTAATGGATGGAGTCCTCAATATATTGTAAATGGTACTGAAAATATTATTCATACTACTTATATGCTTTCAACAAGCAAAGGTGATAATGATACAAATGTTTTGAGTACAAATAGAAAAGTTGGGTATGCTGTATCAAATGATGGTGGAGTTACTTGGAAATCAACAAAACAAATTGATCCTAATAGAAGAGGATTTCCATGGCTTACATTAGGTAATGAAGGTGTACCAATAATTGCTACTCATGGTACAACTCCAAGCGATGCTGTTGTTAGAACTTTCTTATATGCAGGAATTGGTGGTACTGACTTTTTAGCTGCAAATGAATTCCCTGCTGAAAATGCAAATGGTTCTTTAGGTAGTACAGGTGGAAGTGCATCTGGAACAATTTGGCCCATGGTTGCTATATCTCCAACTGATAAGAACAAAGCCTTAGTTTTTGGTTCGATTGGTCCTGCTACTGTTGCTGAAAGAGAAGCATTGAACGTTTCTATAGTTGAAATTGGAGCTTCTACAACTC
Above is a window of Chlorobiota bacterium DNA encoding:
- a CDS encoding acyl-CoA carboxylase subunit beta, which gives rise to MQIGNSKVNELQAYKKNYEVNKQLLEIEELTSSKTKLGGGVKAIEKLHTKNKFSARERIEMLIDEGSYFLEIGLHAADGMYIEQGGAPSAGVVTGIGIIHGREVMIVANDPTVKAGAWFPMTAKKNMRAQEIAIENRIPVVYLVDSAGVFLPMQDEIFPDKEHFGRQFRNNAVMSSMGIPQISCIMGPCVAGGAYLPIMCDEAIIVEGNGYLFLAGPALVEAAIGEKADQEELGGAEMHSSISGVTDFKAKTELEAINYIRASVSKFGPSLGKRNLFDRIEPQPPYFDLDEIFGCISYDRIRPYDTYQFLARIIDNSEFDEYKSDYGKTIICGFARIDGWAVGIVANNRSVVKNAKGEMQIGGVIYSDSADKSARFIMNCNQRNIPLIFIQDVTGFMVGTRSEQGGIIKDGAKMVNTVANSTVPKFTFIIGNSYGAGNYAMCGKAYDPRLIFAYPSANIAVMGGTQASKTMLTIKLSQLKKEGKSISVEDQELMLKEIQDRYNEQTKPIYAASRLWVDGIINPLDTRQIISRGISMASHNHVIPKFNTGVFQV